A stretch of Flavobacterium sp. N1994 DNA encodes these proteins:
- the trxA gene encoding thioredoxin, which produces MALAITDATFDEVVLKSNKPVVVDFWAAWCGPCRMVGPVIDEIATEYEGKATVGKVDVDANQEFAAKYGVRNIPTVLVFQNGEVVGRQVGVAPKKTYTDAIDALL; this is translated from the coding sequence ATGGCTTTAGCAATAACAGATGCTACTTTTGATGAAGTAGTATTAAAATCAAATAAACCAGTAGTAGTAGATTTTTGGGCAGCTTGGTGTGGACCTTGTAGAATGGTAGGACCTGTTATAGACGAAATCGCGACAGAATATGAAGGAAAAGCAACTGTTGGAAAAGTTGACGTAGATGCTAATCAAGAATTCGCTGCAAAATACGGAGTTCGTAATATTCCAACTGTTTTGGTCTTTCAAAATGGTGAAGTAGTGGGTCGTCAAGTTGGAGTGGCCCCAAAGAAAACCTATACAGATGCTATTGATGCTTTATTGTAA
- a CDS encoding DUF58 domain-containing protein, whose translation MKIEEQKEIVSGFKHLELLANQVVEGFISGMHKSPFHGFSAEFAEHKVYNSGESTKHIDWKLFAKTDRLYTKKYEEETNLRCHLIIDNSSSMHYPKLKNNEPFYHSKIGFSVLASAVLMNLLKKQRDAVGLSVYSDTYEYYSPEKGSDRHHRMILNKLEDLLEKPKVSKTTNTITFLHQIAEKIHRRSMIILFTDMFQTENQEALFNALQHLKHDKHKVVVFHVIDKQTEVNFDFDNAPKKFIDIETGEEINIFADSIKQAYEEKVNTYFKNLAMTCAQNKIKYVPVAVEESFEKILTTYLVEKQMFG comes from the coding sequence ATGAAGATAGAAGAACAAAAAGAAATTGTTTCAGGATTTAAGCACTTAGAATTGCTTGCTAATCAAGTTGTAGAAGGCTTTATTTCGGGAATGCACAAATCACCATTTCATGGTTTTTCGGCTGAGTTTGCCGAACATAAAGTCTATAATTCAGGAGAAAGCACTAAGCATATAGATTGGAAATTATTTGCCAAAACAGATAGATTGTACACCAAAAAATATGAAGAAGAAACCAATCTTCGTTGTCATTTAATTATAGATAATTCTTCCTCGATGCATTATCCGAAATTGAAAAACAATGAACCCTTTTATCATAGTAAAATAGGGTTTTCAGTTCTAGCTTCAGCGGTATTAATGAATTTATTAAAAAAACAGCGCGATGCCGTTGGCTTAAGTGTTTATTCGGATACTTATGAATATTATTCTCCTGAGAAAGGAAGTGATAGACATCATAGAATGATTTTAAATAAACTAGAAGATCTTTTAGAAAAGCCAAAAGTTTCTAAGACAACGAATACGATTACTTTTTTACATCAAATAGCCGAAAAAATTCATCGCCGTTCTATGATTATTTTGTTTACTGATATGTTTCAAACTGAAAATCAAGAAGCTCTTTTTAATGCCTTGCAACATTTGAAACACGACAAACATAAAGTAGTTGTTTTTCATGTTATAGATAAGCAAACAGAAGTTAATTTTGACTTTGATAATGCTCCTAAAAAATTCATTGACATAGAAACAGGTGAGGAAATCAATATTTTTGCAGATAGTATAAAACAAGCTTATGAAGAAAAGGTAAATACTTATTTCAAAAACCTCGCTATGACTTGTGCTCAAAACAAAATTAAGTACGTACCCGTTGCTGTCGAGGAAAGTTTTGAAAAGATTTTGACAACTTACTTAGTTGAAAAACAAATGTTTGGTTAA
- a CDS encoding T9SS type A sorting domain-containing protein, which translates to MKKLLLLLTLFFSTSLLIAQNFNQPSQFNTVCDDNNDGFASFYLDEISFEILGNLNSQDYVITHHETQTEAQTGINPLSSTYFNIVPLSQTLYARIVTVTSGQVTILPYSLNVNPLPNAPTQTISLCSNTFQCWDLTSVESAIAQGTVGFTISFYQTEANAQTGSAAIASPSCYVSPTASPTQEPVFYRIENTLTGCFAVGIIELKTLDCGSGTTCNPPTAVTTSVTQTTATIAWTNTDNTTQSLVYVTPAGGPAPTAASTAYYTQGSPYILTGLQCGSAYDIYIRTFCNSANLSTWVQTTFSTVACTIQAGQPTNLNNCVSNGQACFNLTDNDSNIYGNLTQTNYSITYHLSQADANVGTNALQSPYCITSGSQVLFARLTNTVTQEFQIFSFAVVAETVSSTVVPLADMHQCDDNNDTIVTFDLTTVHAQINSTNTLEYYPSLANAQNQVVPFANPQALNIGVQNPITAVFVREIVPNSCDIIYSFNLYAYSNCNLAYTCNQANSLCNSLGVPFSNTVNLPGSGTVNCLGSTPNPTWFYLPVSGAGTINLQIAQVSNAGSALDVDYIVYGPFADPVAACGNTSLLLSNVVSCSYSTANVEYPVITNAQPGQYYIIMVTNYSNQPGFITITELTTTVGAIDCSGMRFHAFLDANNNGTQDNGEVNFPLGQFTSEVNSNGNIHNIVSPTGVYNIYDTNASNSYNVSYTIDPNYAPSYNLTTASYSNLHVVVGGGMQTYNFPITVTQVYNDLAVNIIPINAPRPGFTYQNKIVYTNFGNQTVASGTITFTKDALVTIIGNTQSGTTATANGFSYGFTNLLPFETREMTVILQVPALPTVALGNLLTNTASIAPITGDVVPTNNTSSCSQIIIGSYDPNDKMESHGERILYSSFSNTDYLYYTIRFENTGTASAINVRVNDVLDSKLDETSIKMISASNPYIMDRIGNNLTWRFDDIQLPPTVANTNTGKGYITFQVKPRAGYAVGTIIPNTASIYFDYNAPIITNTFNTEFVAQLGLNEFENGDFVFYPNPVSDIVTVALKNNGSIANIAVYDMLGKLIVSQKPNSAATTETVDLSSISKGIYLLEVTTDTNVKVVKKLLVD; encoded by the coding sequence ATGAAAAAACTACTACTACTTCTCACTTTATTTTTTTCAACTTCTCTTTTAATTGCTCAAAATTTTAATCAACCCTCACAATTTAATACAGTTTGTGATGATAATAATGATGGGTTTGCTTCCTTTTATTTAGATGAAATTTCATTTGAAATTTTAGGCAATTTAAATTCACAAGATTATGTGATTACTCATCATGAAACACAAACTGAAGCGCAGACTGGCATAAATCCGTTGTCAAGTACATATTTTAATATTGTTCCTTTATCACAAACTCTTTATGCACGTATTGTTACTGTTACTAGTGGACAAGTTACCATTTTACCCTATAGTTTGAATGTTAATCCTTTACCAAATGCTCCAACACAAACCATTTCACTCTGTTCAAATACGTTTCAATGTTGGGATTTAACTAGTGTTGAAAGTGCAATTGCTCAAGGAACAGTTGGGTTTACTATCAGTTTTTATCAAACAGAAGCTAATGCACAAACAGGATCAGCAGCTATAGCAAGTCCAAGTTGCTATGTTTCACCTACCGCATCACCAACACAAGAACCTGTTTTTTATAGAATTGAAAATACTTTGACTGGTTGTTTTGCTGTTGGAATCATAGAATTGAAAACGTTAGATTGTGGCAGTGGAACTACTTGCAATCCACCAACTGCTGTTACTACTTCTGTTACTCAAACTACTGCTACAATAGCTTGGACTAATACTGATAATACTACTCAATCCTTAGTTTATGTAACACCAGCTGGTGGTCCTGCGCCAACTGCAGCAAGCACTGCTTACTATACTCAAGGAAGTCCATATATATTAACTGGACTTCAATGTGGTTCGGCCTATGATATTTATATTAGAACTTTTTGTAATTCAGCTAACTTGAGTACTTGGGTTCAAACTACTTTTTCAACTGTAGCCTGTACCATTCAAGCAGGTCAACCAACCAACTTAAACAATTGTGTTAGTAATGGTCAAGCGTGTTTTAATTTAACAGATAACGATTCAAACATTTATGGAAATTTAACTCAAACGAATTATAGTATTACTTATCACCTTTCTCAAGCCGATGCCAATGTAGGAACTAATGCCTTACAGTCTCCTTATTGTATTACAAGTGGTTCACAAGTCCTTTTTGCAAGATTAACTAATACTGTTACTCAGGAATTTCAAATCTTTAGTTTTGCTGTTGTTGCCGAAACAGTTTCCAGTACTGTAGTTCCTCTTGCTGATATGCATCAATGTGATGATAATAATGATACTATTGTGACTTTTGACTTAACTACGGTACATGCTCAAATAAATTCTACCAATACTTTAGAATATTATCCGAGTTTAGCTAATGCTCAAAATCAAGTAGTACCATTTGCTAATCCACAAGCACTGAATATAGGAGTTCAAAATCCTATAACAGCCGTTTTTGTTAGAGAAATTGTTCCTAATTCTTGTGATATTATTTATAGCTTTAATTTATATGCCTACAGTAATTGTAATTTGGCTTACACCTGTAATCAAGCCAATTCTTTATGTAATTCTTTGGGAGTTCCTTTTTCAAATACAGTTAATTTACCCGGAAGCGGAACAGTAAATTGTTTGGGTTCGACTCCTAATCCAACTTGGTTTTATTTGCCAGTAAGTGGAGCAGGAACTATTAATTTGCAAATAGCACAAGTTTCGAATGCGGGAAGTGCTTTAGATGTTGATTATATAGTTTATGGACCATTTGCTGATCCAGTTGCAGCCTGTGGTAATACTAGTTTACTGTTGAGTAATGTTGTTTCTTGTAGTTACTCGACGGCAAATGTTGAATATCCAGTTATTACTAATGCTCAACCAGGACAATACTATATAATCATGGTAACGAATTACAGTAATCAGCCTGGATTTATTACTATTACTGAACTTACTACTACTGTGGGAGCTATTGATTGTTCCGGTATGCGATTTCATGCTTTCTTAGATGCTAATAATAATGGGACACAAGATAATGGAGAGGTGAACTTTCCATTAGGGCAATTTACTTCTGAAGTAAATAGTAATGGTAATATTCATAATATAGTTTCTCCAACAGGGGTTTACAATATTTATGACACTAATGCTTCTAACTCTTATAATGTTAGTTATACTATTGACCCTAATTATGCCCCCTCTTATAATCTTACTACTGCTTCATATTCTAATTTACATGTTGTTGTTGGTGGCGGAATGCAAACCTATAATTTCCCAATCACGGTAACTCAAGTTTATAATGATTTGGCAGTTAACATTATTCCGATCAATGCTCCAAGACCAGGATTTACTTATCAAAATAAAATTGTATACACTAATTTTGGTAATCAAACTGTAGCTTCTGGGACTATTACTTTTACTAAAGATGCTTTGGTAACTATTATTGGTAATACACAATCAGGAACAACAGCAACCGCTAACGGATTTAGTTATGGGTTTACGAATTTATTGCCTTTTGAAACCAGAGAAATGACTGTAATCCTGCAAGTGCCAGCTTTACCAACAGTTGCCCTTGGAAATTTACTAACGAATACCGCTAGTATAGCACCAATAACTGGAGATGTAGTTCCAACTAACAACACTTCTTCTTGTTCTCAAATTATTATTGGTTCCTATGATCCAAATGATAAAATGGAGTCACATGGGGAAAGAATTTTATATTCTTCCTTTTCAAACACGGATTATTTGTATTACACTATTCGATTTGAAAATACAGGAACGGCTAGTGCTATCAATGTAAGAGTTAATGATGTGTTAGATTCAAAATTGGATGAAACATCGATTAAAATGATTAGTGCTAGTAATCCTTATATCATGGACAGAATAGGGAATAATTTAACATGGCGCTTTGATGACATTCAATTGCCTCCTACGGTTGCTAATACCAATACAGGCAAAGGATATATTACTTTTCAAGTAAAACCAAGAGCAGGATATGCTGTTGGAACTATTATTCCAAATACAGCTTCTATTTATTTTGATTATAATGCACCTATTATTACCAATACTTTCAATACGGAATTTGTTGCTCAACTTGGTTTGAATGAATTTGAAAATGGTGATTTTGTTTTCTATCCTAATCCAGTTTCTGATATTGTAACCGTTGCTTTGAAAAACAATGGAAGTATTGCCAACATTGCGGTTTATGATATGTTAGGGAAGCTGATTGTCTCTCAAAAGCCTAATAGCGCTGCAACAACAGAGACAGTTGATTTATCTTCTATTTCAAAAGGCATCTATCTTTTAGAAGTCACCACAGATACTAACGTGAAAGTAGTTAAGAAATTATTAGTAGATTAA
- a CDS encoding glycosyltransferase family 2 protein — translation MELISIVLLIIVAVYAVFILQLIFGFNKINSFEGTNATPKTAFTIVIPFRNEEKNLPKLLHSISQLNYPHQLIEIIMVDDFSTDTSERVCIKWRLDYEHLDTTLLENLRLSYSPKKDAIARAMPIAKHDWIVTTDADCIVNPNWLLTSDHYIQKNTPFMIVGAVVYKAKNNWFHHFQQLDLMSLQGTTIGSFGIGKPFMCNGANFAYTKNFFTEIGGFGGINDKASGDDVLLLQKAIRVNKEKVHYLKNTDVIVKTKPENDLAKLFMQRVRWASKTSSYSSSYAKSLAVIVLLMNLSLVIGALLSMLCYLEYKILLSTFIIKYVVDYLLLYKSNTYLRNGKFFVPIASSVLYPVFSSLVGIYSLFGNFYWKGRKFSN, via the coding sequence ATGGAGCTAATTTCAATAGTATTACTAATTATTGTAGCAGTTTACGCTGTTTTCATCCTGCAGTTAATTTTCGGATTCAATAAAATCAACTCTTTCGAAGGAACTAATGCCACTCCAAAAACAGCCTTCACCATTGTGATTCCTTTTAGAAACGAAGAAAAGAATCTGCCAAAACTATTACACTCCATTTCCCAATTAAACTATCCTCATCAATTGATAGAAATCATCATGGTAGATGATTTTTCAACAGATACTTCAGAACGCGTTTGCATAAAATGGCGCCTAGATTATGAACATCTCGACACTACCCTTTTGGAGAATTTACGCTTATCCTATTCTCCCAAAAAAGACGCTATCGCCAGAGCTATGCCTATTGCTAAACACGATTGGATTGTTACTACGGATGCGGATTGCATTGTCAACCCCAATTGGCTACTGACTTCAGACCACTACATTCAAAAAAATACCCCTTTTATGATAGTGGGAGCCGTAGTGTATAAAGCTAAAAACAACTGGTTCCATCATTTTCAGCAATTGGATTTGATGAGTTTACAAGGAACTACAATAGGCAGTTTTGGCATTGGAAAACCGTTTATGTGTAACGGAGCTAATTTTGCCTACACCAAAAATTTCTTTACGGAAATCGGAGGATTTGGCGGCATCAATGACAAGGCTAGTGGAGACGATGTTTTATTATTACAAAAAGCCATTAGAGTCAATAAAGAAAAAGTGCATTATTTAAAAAATACCGATGTCATAGTAAAAACCAAACCCGAAAACGACTTGGCCAAACTCTTCATGCAACGCGTTCGCTGGGCAAGCAAAACCAGTAGTTATAGTAGTAGTTATGCCAAATCATTGGCAGTAATAGTGCTATTGATGAATCTTAGCTTAGTAATAGGCGCTCTGTTATCAATGCTCTGTTACTTAGAGTATAAAATACTCCTAAGCACCTTCATAATAAAATACGTTGTTGATTATTTACTTCTTTATAAGTCCAACACCTATTTAAGAAATGGAAAGTTTTTTGTGCCAATAGCTAGCAGTGTTCTATACCCTGTCTTCTCAAGCTTAGTTGGGATTTACTCTTTGTTTGGAAATTTTTATTGGAAAGGGAGAAAATTTTCTAACTAG
- the ruvC gene encoding crossover junction endodeoxyribonuclease RuvC has translation MANERIILGIDPGTTIMGFGLIKVVNKKMEFLQLNELILSKYDDHYTKLKVIFERTIELIETHHPDEIAIEAPFFGKNVQSMLKLGRAQGVAMAAGLSRQIPITEYEPKKIKMAITGNGNASKEQVAKMLQQLLGLKELPKNLDSTDGLAAAVCHFFNSGKVTGTKSYSGWDAFVKQNEERIKK, from the coding sequence TTGGCAAACGAACGCATCATATTAGGAATTGACCCAGGAACCACTATAATGGGATTTGGATTGATCAAAGTGGTTAATAAAAAAATGGAGTTCCTTCAGTTGAATGAATTGATATTGAGCAAATATGATGACCATTACACCAAGTTGAAAGTAATTTTTGAACGTACCATCGAATTGATTGAAACCCATCATCCTGATGAGATTGCGATTGAAGCACCGTTTTTTGGAAAGAATGTGCAATCGATGTTGAAATTAGGAAGAGCGCAAGGAGTAGCAATGGCAGCCGGTTTATCACGACAAATACCAATTACCGAATACGAACCTAAGAAAATAAAAATGGCGATAACTGGTAACGGAAATGCCAGCAAAGAACAGGTAGCCAAAATGCTTCAACAGCTTTTAGGTTTAAAGGAATTACCAAAAAATCTGGATTCTACTGATGGTTTAGCAGCAGCGGTTTGTCATTTCTTTAATTCTGGAAAAGTTACTGGAACTAAAAGCTATTCGGGTTGGGATGCTTTTGTGAAACAAAATGAAGAGCGTATTAAAAAATAG
- the hemW gene encoding radical SAM family heme chaperone HemW, with protein MSGIYIHIPFCKQACHYCDFHFSTSLKKKDEMILALSKEIQMRKSEFKDEVVETIYFGGGTPSILDISDLKLLMDTVYSNYNVVENPEITVEANPDDLSEERIIELSQNKVNRLSIGIQSFFEDDLKLMNRAHNVDEAKKCLEIATKYFDNITIDLIYGMPNMSNAQWLQNIKTALSYNIPHISSYALTVEPKTALHSFIQKGIIPPLDDEVAQEHFHLLLDKLEENGFIHYELSNFGKENYFSKNNSSYWLGKKYIGIGPSAHSYDGEKRGWNVSNNALYLKSIQENQLPLETEILSKTDRYNEYIMTGLRTIWGVSLDRIEKEFGKTYLDYLNQQAAKYIEDHLLFVDDNILRTTKSGKFLGDGIASHLFLLNLE; from the coding sequence GTGTCAGGTATCTACATCCATATCCCTTTCTGCAAACAAGCGTGTCATTACTGTGACTTCCATTTTTCGACTTCTTTAAAGAAGAAAGACGAAATGATTTTGGCATTGTCTAAAGAAATTCAGATGCGGAAATCCGAGTTTAAAGATGAAGTTGTTGAAACCATTTATTTTGGTGGAGGAACGCCTAGTATACTTGACATTTCTGATTTGAAGTTGCTAATGGATACTGTCTATTCTAATTACAATGTGGTAGAAAATCCGGAAATCACTGTTGAAGCCAATCCAGATGATTTATCAGAAGAACGCATTATCGAATTATCACAAAACAAAGTCAATCGATTAAGTATCGGAATACAGTCTTTTTTTGAAGACGATTTGAAGTTGATGAACAGAGCTCACAATGTTGATGAAGCCAAAAAATGTTTGGAAATAGCTACAAAGTATTTTGATAATATAACCATTGATTTGATTTACGGGATGCCTAATATGAGCAATGCCCAATGGCTTCAAAACATCAAAACGGCTTTGTCTTATAATATTCCCCATATTTCTAGTTATGCTTTGACAGTTGAGCCTAAAACGGCTTTGCATTCGTTTATACAAAAAGGGATTATACCGCCATTAGATGATGAAGTAGCACAAGAACATTTTCACTTGCTTTTAGATAAACTAGAGGAAAACGGATTCATCCATTATGAGTTATCTAATTTTGGGAAAGAGAACTATTTTTCTAAAAACAACTCGAGTTATTGGTTGGGCAAAAAATACATTGGTATTGGTCCGTCAGCTCATAGTTATGATGGTGAAAAACGGGGATGGAATGTGTCGAATAATGCACTTTATTTGAAATCGATTCAAGAGAATCAATTGCCTTTGGAAACCGAAATATTATCTAAAACAGACCGATACAACGAATACATCATGACCGGTTTGAGAACGATTTGGGGTGTTTCTTTAGACAGAATTGAGAAAGAATTTGGGAAAACTTATTTAGATTATCTAAACCAACAAGCGGCGAAATATATTGAAGACCATTTACTTTTTGTAGATGATAACATTTTACGAACTACCAAAAGTGGGAAGTTTTTAGGAGATGGGATTGCGAGTCATTTGTTTTTGCTAAATTTGGAATAA
- a CDS encoding cyclase family protein, translated as MKALINNTFEIDLSKPIDISIPLSNTDQNPIAWYIEKPVMEPVRFGDWVGKVSEGSSTNFNNIFFNPHGHGTHTECLGHITREFYSINQCLKQFFFSAELISVEPMKRNDDLVITKQQIEKALGGRNPEAIIIRTLPNLESKKHKNYSKTNPPYLEEEAAIFIRESRIKHLLIDLPSVDREEDEGKLLAHKAFWNVKDVNNLNADARWDCTITEMIFVNDEVKDGSYILNLQIASFENDASPSKPVLYKI; from the coding sequence ATGAAAGCACTAATTAATAACACCTTTGAAATCGATTTGTCAAAACCTATTGATATTTCGATTCCTTTATCTAATACAGACCAAAATCCGATTGCTTGGTATATTGAAAAACCAGTGATGGAACCCGTTCGCTTTGGTGATTGGGTTGGAAAAGTTTCTGAAGGGAGTTCGACAAATTTCAACAATATTTTTTTTAATCCTCACGGGCACGGCACTCATACTGAATGTTTGGGTCATATTACTCGAGAGTTCTATAGTATCAATCAATGTTTGAAACAGTTTTTCTTTTCAGCCGAATTAATTTCAGTGGAACCCATGAAAAGGAATGATGATTTGGTTATCACCAAACAACAAATTGAAAAGGCATTAGGAGGGAGAAACCCCGAAGCTATTATCATCAGAACTTTACCGAATTTAGAAAGTAAAAAACATAAAAACTATTCCAAAACTAATCCTCCTTATTTGGAAGAAGAAGCTGCGATTTTCATCCGCGAAAGCAGAATTAAACATTTGTTGATTGATTTACCCAGTGTGGATAGGGAAGAAGATGAAGGAAAATTATTGGCACACAAAGCGTTTTGGAACGTAAAAGACGTCAATAATTTGAATGCCGATGCCAGATGGGATTGCACGATTACTGAGATGATTTTTGTAAACGATGAAGTTAAAGATGGAAGTTATATCTTGAATTTGCAAATTGCTTCTTTTGAAAATGATGCCTCCCCTTCAAAACCCGTTTTATATAAGATATGA
- a CDS encoding GNAT family N-acetyltransferase yields MITVSNDKSKLNVPFIQNFLKDIYWAAGRTIEEVQITIDASFCFGIYLDNEQIGFARVVTDYVVFAYLMDVFIDEAHRGKGYSSLLIDAMMKEPQLQQVKIWRLATSDAHFLYEKFGFTSLAHPEKMMEKVIK; encoded by the coding sequence ATGATTACCGTTTCTAACGACAAAAGCAAACTCAATGTTCCGTTCATTCAAAATTTCCTAAAGGATATTTATTGGGCGGCTGGAAGGACGATTGAAGAAGTACAAATTACTATAGACGCGTCGTTTTGTTTTGGAATTTATTTGGATAACGAACAAATTGGCTTTGCACGTGTTGTCACAGATTATGTCGTGTTTGCTTATTTAATGGATGTTTTTATTGATGAAGCTCATCGAGGGAAAGGCTATTCTTCACTATTGATTGACGCTATGATGAAGGAACCCCAATTGCAACAAGTAAAGATTTGGAGGCTGGCTACTTCAGATGCTCATTTTTTATATGAGAAATTTGGTTTTACTTCGTTGGCTCACCCAGAGAAAATGATGGAAAAAGTTATAAAATAA
- a CDS encoding MmcQ/YjbR family DNA-binding protein, translated as MNIQQLYEFCLSKKAVTEHFPFDEDTLVFKVGGKMFCLTSLKEWENGTPSLNLKGEPENNAELSAQYEAINPGYHMSKIHWVTVDFNSDVSDKMMCELINQSYDLVYRGLTKKGRDEIEKEAN; from the coding sequence ATGAATATTCAGCAACTTTACGAATTCTGTTTATCCAAAAAAGCAGTTACGGAACATTTTCCGTTTGATGAGGATACTCTTGTATTCAAGGTTGGAGGAAAAATGTTTTGTCTGACTTCCTTAAAAGAATGGGAAAATGGAACACCTTCTTTGAACTTAAAAGGGGAGCCAGAAAACAATGCAGAACTTAGTGCACAATATGAAGCTATAAATCCAGGATATCACATGAGTAAAATACATTGGGTAACTGTTGATTTCAACAGCGATGTTTCCGATAAAATGATGTGCGAATTAATCAATCAATCCTATGATTTGGTTTATAGAGGCTTGACTAAAAAGGGTCGAGATGAAATAGAAAAGGAAGCTAATTAG